Part of the Henckelia pumila isolate YLH828 chromosome 2, ASM3356847v2, whole genome shotgun sequence genome is shown below.
CAATTAAGTCTCCGAACATCTATAAACATATCTGTGCAATTTACATTCAAGTTGAGCCATTTTATATATCTGTTCAATCTGTTAGTTGGCCTATTTTCGCACATATATTTGTTGGCTAATTAACATCGACACACGAGAAAGATTAGAGTCCAGTTGCTGATAAAAACTGAGCTCACATTTGAAGAAACATATTTTAAACTGCTCAGCTAGATATATTTTGGGAGCAGTCCAATCGATCCCCAACACTAGTAGTCTAATATCATGTGCACTCTTGAAGTTGAGAATTAAAACTAATTATGCAATTGTAGACTTTGACCAATGAATGATATCAACACATGTGATCTCACTGAATAATGAGCAATGTATTCGTCATTTGTCAATTAGTGCACATGACATTAGATAACAAATACTAATGTTATTGGTCTAAAATTCGTACGACAATGAAAACTCATCATAATCATCATAATGTGTGTTATGCACCATATGACAACATCTTGGTTTGTGCGCAAAAATGACTTTCTCATTCCAAATTTGATATCAGTTTGTACCTTAAATATCCAAGATTGtttcaaaattatttgggattatTCCAAATCGGGGACAATTCGAacctaaatatatttttgtgccTCTATTTTTGGACACGTAAggtttataaatttaatataccACATCTTCATACTTGGAAACAATGTTCAATTTAAAACTTCAAGTTATTGTTTTGTAAAATTAAAGTACAAAAATATCTAAATTGAGTAGTAATTAGAAACATTTGAGTATTGATGCACATAAGTTGTGTATTGAAATGCGAAAATATTTGATGTTCAGGTTGAAttaagaaaatttaaatatttttttgtgaaatcAGAATAGAAAAGTATCAAATTAATAATTGATTAGAAAATATGGTGCACATGAACACAATGAAAAATATATTCGAGTATATAAGGTTAATTATTTGATGTTAATGTCCAATTAAAAACATCTGTGTACTGATATGGTTGTTTTATATCAATGTTAATTATTAGACAGTTTCTGAATTGGAGCTCACAATCTATTCAAGAATTCTACTCATAATTTAGTTGATTCTAACTGAATCAAATGCTACGAAACCTCTCATACATTGGTATTTGAGTGTTCATCCCTTGTTGTTTTGCTCAATAAGATTAAAAAAAGCTCAATTGCAAGGTAaacataaaaatttgtctcCGCTTACTAAATCAAGGTAGACATATAATTGCAataatacacaaataaataataattcagCACAGTACTAAAGATATTGAGCACTATAAACACAATTTGATAAGTATAAAGATGTTGGTTTACTAGATAATAGACTAGCTACTTCcacaaaataaatacaaaaatatGAATTATTGGTTTAACTTACATAAAATttggtattttaaaaaaaatcaaactagGCATCAATGATGCATGTTGGAtatttcatgaaaaaaaaaggaaatacTGATGATCGGATTCTCGAAGTAGCTCAATCCCAACTATAAACAAATATGATCAATACAAAAAAACATGAAACAACCTTAAATCAAAATCTCCATCCACGATGCACAatcaatttgaaattcaaaacaaataaaaaaaattgtgattaAGTAACAGATTCACATTCCAATCAAGTACTTAAagaacaactcaacaaaattcaTAAATCGGCAATGAAACAAGTGTTCCAGCTCTTTTTGGACAATCTATTACATATAATAGTAGAcacattcaaaatattaaattacaTAACCAGTTTATCATAGTGAAATGAtacaaaaatgaaaataaactcGCCCATGAGATAATAATGACAGAGGTAGAAATCTCCAATTTCTTTTGACAGAGTGTACGTTTGTTTCGATGTTGGGAAAACATCAAAGTGACTCGaatcaaaataataatgtatcaaaataataatattcacaaatttttttctcTTTGGTTTTGGTCAAGGAGAAGTGAAGCCATTATTGAAACAAAATATGATtaaaatcttttgaaaatttcaaaatatatatggaCTTTTTTCCACTTTTAAACAATTAGCAAAAGAAAACATAAATCTGATATAGAGAATAAGTAAGTGGGAGTTAAGGGAAGTTGAGATTGGACGTCAAGAAATTAGGAGAGATAAcaggaattatgaaaattaatttattgagaAAGATTATGATGAATCACATGTATATCATGTTTAATCGCCTTTATTGTATTTGGGGAGTTAATACAAAGGAATCTCGTGTATAAGGGAGCACAAACAAACACTACCTAACATAAGAACTAACAACACATTTGTATTTGTTTTTAGGTATTTATTGACAATTTCTCCTACTAAAAACACATCAAATACTAGTTATAAATTTCAaggaaaaataatttcaaatgaATGTTTTCATtccatgatttttgaaaaatgaaaaattataGTTTTAAAAAAACTGACGGATCGACCCTCCCCGCTCCACCTCAACCCATGGCCATTCGTGTTGGCACGTTTAGGTCCATCTTCAAATGGGCCAGTAAAATCATGGCCCACCCGCCATTTTTTTATAACGGATGGGCGTACTGATCCTATGGGCCTGATCCGTTTTGATGGTTCTCATAGCCTAACTATTTCCTTAACTTTCAAGTGAAATGTTgctcgaaccactggtatcATCTCCAAGTTACGTGACATATTGCCAATGTACGCGTTAGTGctagtaataaataataaatatagtcTCGTAGTCAAAGAGAAAGCCTGATTTACTGATACTTTAAAAAAGTAGTAGTCGGTTTGATGAGTCGGCCGAATTGGAAACGTGGTGGTGTCCTGAGTGCTGACGCGTCCGTCTCCTACAATTTTGGCTTCCCTTAATAATATGCAACGTGCCAAACTTCCGTCTACAAAGATTTATTTTTATGCAACACTTTCATTTGCAGTAAACTACCTTGATTTAGAAATCAAAATGGGACAAGGAGAGGAAACAAAGACCAGGCCGGACCCGAATATCGAGATTCAGGTATGTAAAGCCATATCAGATGAGATTTGATCTCGAAGTGGGGAGTTGATACATGTGTGCTGTTGCAGGAACGAGGCGAAATATTCTTCTTCTGCAGGCCTAAAGTGGAGAAGGACGAAGCACATGGGCCTGAAGATGCACAGCGTTTGTACTTGGTTCTCCGACCAGAATCTGGGGAAAGACCCATTGAGGATAAACAAGAAGGCGATAAGAAAGATTCTGCGAGTGGTGGACATGGCAGCCAGGTTACCCACCAAGCAACTAACTAGACAAAGTTATATGTGCAATCTATTTGTCCTCTTGGCATTTGTTAACACTGGTGTTGATGGTTCTTGGCTTAGGAAGTAAACATCGAGAAACAACTTTTATTGCGACTCATTGTGATGGGCCGTAAAACTCTTCCGGATACTAGCAAGAAGAGTAGGCCGTATTGGGGCTTTGTGGAGATGGTCACCACTAAAATTGAAGACCTTAAGGCTGCTCTCCAAGGAGGTTGATTATGGAATTACTCCACTCATCAATCAAATGAAACACAGTAAATTACATATATGATCCTATTGTGTTAATTGCAGGAGAATATGATACTGCAACAAGAGGTCATAGGCACAAACCCGATGCGAGGGCGGCAGGGGCAGGAGTGTATCGGATCCTGAGGCACAAGACGCACACACATTTGGTGTACAAGCTTGAACAGCCAGAAGAGGAGAAGGAAGCATTCAACATAGCTCCAGAAGCCTCGTTCCTCCTGCAGATAAAGAATCCTGACCAGCAGGGTTCTTCTTCCGGATTCAGAGGGCTGCAGAGCAAGAAGAAAGCAGCATTTCCTGCCCACATACAGGGCTTATTCGGACATCGGCGCTACCAGCCAGCAGACCCCCCTGATTTCCTCAACTATGAAGGATGTGAGATTCTACTCATATCCGCCTCCGATGATCTAGATGAAGAGCTGGGACTGGCGTTGAAGACAGAGCAGGATGAGTGCTCTGATCTAATGGAAATGTTGGGGGACGCTGGTTACCCTCGTCCCTTGCTTGAAGGCACTTGGGCCTGAATCAAAGATCATGTTGCTTTTGTTTGTAAATAACTTTGGATAATAATGAATGTGTGTTTTTCTCAACATTCTCGTTGCTGCTTCCTCAAAAACATGATATagagccaaaaaaaaaaaaaaaggaaaaatttaaaagtgttacTAAGAAGCGAAATATGTGTATGCATCACAAACATAAACGCCAGCCACGcaagaaacaaaaaaaagtGCCTAGCTAGGAGGAATCAGTGGGGCGGCGAACGAAATTCCAGAGCTGGACAACGGCATTCCAAATGCCGGCGGAGGCGACGCCAAGAGCCAGCGCTTGAGGGTAACCGGGCTTGGAATCTAGCTTGATCTCGAGGTTTAGGAGGCGAGATTGGACGGCGTCGAGTTTGGAATCGGTGGACTTGCGGTTGCGATTGGCGGAGACCATCCTGAAGAGGGCAGACTGCATATCCTGGATGACTCTGAGAGAAGCCTGGTGGGTCTCCATGCCCTGCTTCTCGTAGTGAGAAACGAGGTCTTGGGGGCTGGGCATTCTCCCGctgctcttcttcttcttggcTTTGCTATCCTCGGATGCCATGGTGGTGGGTAATCGCTCCATTGTTGGATGTTTCTGTTTCCGAGGATAAAGTGTAAGAACCCTACCTTACACCTGTTTTGTGTTGAGGTTTTGGATTTGggattttctttttttcttttttaaatacTAATTTTGATAatcttatttaaaaaaaattacaataatAGCCTTATTAGATCActccattaatttttaaaaaaaaaccttgCAAGCttaagtatttatattttaaaatttactctttgtttttattttaaattaagattaaaaaataaattatttgaaaaataaataaaactattcTATTCGGTGATCTATACTTTCATTGTAAAAATGTGAATCAAAGTcaaagtaaattttatattgtGTATTGTCAATTTTATCCTTTTTTATATCTTGAAATATTTGGTGAGAATGTTTTTGTACAATAATTTATTATAATGAGGTCAAAATCATCAAACTACTTGGGTTCGTTTGAAGTTAAagataagataataatatggaGATAAGTAATCtaatatgataaaaataaataaataaaaatgttagTTTGTATAgtatttggtttgattgataaataatagtttgtttgatttgattgattaattttTAGATAAAATGATATGTTatcattttgtccttttaaaaattaataaaatttgaataatattatttattaagggtaatatagtaatttaaattcaatgatgtgattgatttaagataaataattaattatttgattgatgtaagataaatatttagtagatagataaataatatgataaatagaATGTGATATTGGATAAGATTAGTTATAATAGATTAATATTATGTCACTTCAAACGGACCCTTATTAGTAGATAAGGTTCCAATTTTCAATAAcattgaaattccaaaattcttaAGGTTTTTTTAGATAAATTGAATAGATTTTTTCGCGAAAATCTTAATTCGATAAtattgaaattccaaaaaaattttggtttttttttgacaaaaactTGTAACTTTATTGAGAGGCAAAAGAATCTGTTCTTACAAGATTGATCAACCAAGTAAGAAAAATCACAAGCACCCATTAAAAGGTGCGGAGgaagaaaaaacaaattttgctAGGGAGTGAGGTATATAGTTAGTCATTCttctaaaatgaaaaaaaatcaataatctcTTAGACACATATTCCAGCATAACTCAAGTCACATGCACGATGGCTCCATGACTGTCAGCACTGCCAAGAGAGAGTCGGAtgtgagtataaccttttgaaAACCTTTGTCTTGTATTATTCTGAGAGCATCCATGATAGCAATAAGATCTCCAATGACCACTGATCCAGGATTTGGTAATTTTCTACCAAAAGCCGCCAACACTGGTCCCCCGTGAGAGGAATTACACCCCCACACCACATAAATTTTCCGACTCTTGAAAACTAGCATCGACATCCATTT
Proteins encoded:
- the LOC140883963 gene encoding uncharacterized protein, which gives rise to MQRAKLPSTKIYFYATLSFAVNYLDLEIKMGQGEETKTRPDPNIEIQERGEIFFFCRPKVEKDEAHGPEDAQRLYLVLRPESGERPIEDKQEGDKKDSASGGHGSQEVNIEKQLLLRLIVMGRKTLPDTSKKSRPYWGFVEMVTTKIEDLKAALQGGEYDTATRGHRHKPDARAAGAGVYRILRHKTHTHLVYKLEQPEEEKEAFNIAPEASFLLQIKNPDQQGSSSGFRGLQSKKKAAFPAHIQGLFGHRRYQPADPPDFLNYEGCEILLISASDDLDEELGLALKTEQDECSDLMEMLGDAGYPRPLLEGTWA
- the LOC140883964 gene encoding uncharacterized protein, whose translation is MERLPTTMASEDSKAKKKKSSGRMPSPQDLVSHYEKQGMETHQASLRVIQDMQSALFRMVSANRNRKSTDSKLDAVQSRLLNLEIKLDSKPGYPQALALGVASAGIWNAVVQLWNFVRRPTDSS